A single region of the Gorilla gorilla gorilla isolate KB3781 chromosome 1, NHGRI_mGorGor1-v2.1_pri, whole genome shotgun sequence genome encodes:
- the LOC115931061 gene encoding uncharacterized protein, with translation MAVVAPAAGLGAEILGPRRRAGPASGATRPPRRRVRGSPWRAAGASFPAPAQLLLPAPPPGSCVRPGSAPGGPPPPALAARPAPPAPPVLIQLRGGDAHPPPAFSRDRSSGALPEHPGATCALLSRHGPGAGLAGEGSPRKCLY, from the coding sequence ATGGCCGTCGTGGCTCCCGCCGCGGGCCTCGGCGCAGAGATCCTAGGGCCGCGGCGCCGTGCCGGTCCCGCCAGTGGTGCCACCCGGCCGCCCCGCCGTCGCGTGCGGGGGTCGCCATGGCGTGCTGCAGGCGCCTCCTTCCCGGCACCTGCTCAGCTGCTCCTCCCCGCGCCCCCACCTGGCTCCTGCGTGCGCCCGGGCAGCGCCCCAGGCGGGCCGCCCCCGCCTGCCCTCGCTGCGCGGCCTGCGCCCCCTGCGCCCCCAGTACTGATCCAGCTTCGCGGGGGAGACGCGCACCCGCCTCCTGCCTTTAGCCGGGACAGGAGCTCTGGGGCCCTTCCGGAGCACCCGGGAGCCACCTGTGCACTTCTCAGTCGCCACGGCCCCGGTGCAGGCCTGGCAGGAGAAGGATCCCCGCGGAAATGCCTCTACTAA
- the OXCT2 gene encoding succinyl-CoA:3-ketoacid coenzyme A transferase 2, mitochondrial produces MAALRLLASVLGRGVPAGGSGLALSQGCARCFATSPRPRAKFYADSVEMVKDISDGATVMIGGFGLCGIPENLIAALLRTRVKDLQVVSSNVGVEDFGLGLLLAARQVRRIVCSYVGENTLCESQYLAGELELELTPQGTLAERIRAGGAGVPAFYTPTGYGTLVQEGGAPIRYTPDGHLALMSQPREVREFNGDHFLLERAIRADFALVKGWKADRAGNVVFRRSARNFNVPMCKAADVTAVEVEEIVEVGAFPPEDIHVPNIYVDRVIKGQKYEKRIERLTIRKEEDGDAGKEEDARTRIIRRAALEFEDGMYANLGIGIPLLASNFISPSMTVHLHSENGILGLGPFPTEDEVDADLINAGKQTVTVLPGGCFFASDDSFAMIRGGHIQLTMLGAMQVSKYGDLANWMIPGKKVKGMGGAMDLVSSQKTRVVVTMQHCTKDNTPKIMEKCTMPLTGKRCVDRIITEKAVFDVHRKKGLMLRELWEGLTVDDIKKSTGCAFAVSPNLRPMQQVAP; encoded by the coding sequence ATGGCGGCGCTGCGGCTCCTGGCGTCGGTGCTCGGGCGCGGGGTCCCCGCCGGCGGCTCAGGGCTCGCGCTGTCCCAGGGCTGCGCCCGCTGCTTTGCCACCAGTCCCCGGCCCCGTGCCAAGTTCTACGCGGACTCGGTGGAGATGGTGAAGGACATCTCTGACGGGGCGACCGTCATGATCGGGGGCTTCGGGCTCTGCGGGATCCCCGAGAACCTGATCGCCGCGCTGCTCAGGACCCGCGTGAAAGACCTGCAGGTGGTCAGCAGCAACGTGGGCGTGGAGGACTTCGGCCTGGGCCTCCTGCTGGCCGCCAGGCAGGTCCGTCGCATCGTCTGTTCCTACGTGGGCGAGAACACCCTGTGCGAGAGCCAGTACCTGGCAggagagctggagctggagctcaCGCCCCAGGGCACCCTGGCCGAGCGCATCCGCGCGGGGGGCGCCGGGGTGCCCGCCTTCTACACCCCCACGGGCTACGGGACCCTGGTCCAGGAAGGGGGCGCCCCCATCCGCTACACCCCGGACGGCCACCTGGCGCTCATGAGCCAGCCCCGAGAGGTGAGGGAGTTCAACGGCGACCACTTCCTTTTGGAGCGCGCCATCCGGGCAGACTTCGCCCTGGTGAAAGGGTGGAAGGCCGACCGGGCAGGAAACGTGGTCTTCAGGAGAAGCGCCCGCAATTTCAACGTGCCCATGTGCAAAGCTGCAGACGTCACGGCGGTGGAGGTGGAAGAGATCGTGGAGGTGGGGGCTTTCCCCCCAGAAGACATCCACGTTCCTAACATTTATGTAGATCGCGTGATAAAGGGGCAGAAATACGAGAAACGAATTGAGCGCTTAACGATCCGGAAAGAGGAAGATGGAGACGCTGGAAAGGAAGAGGACGCCAGGACGCGCATCATCAGACGCGCAGCTCTGGAATTTGAGGACGGCATGTACGCCAATCTGGGCATAGGCATCCCCCTGCTGGCCAGCAACTTCATCAGTCCCAGCATGACTGTCCATCTTCACAGTGAGAACGGGATCCTGGGCCTGGGCCCGTTTCCCACGGAAGATGAGGTGGATGCCGACCTCATCAATGCAGGCAAGCAGACGGTCACGGTGCTTCCCGGGGGCTGCTTCTTCGCCAGCGACGACTCCTTCGCCATGATCCGAGGGGGACACATCCAACTAACCATGCTTGGAGCCATGCAGGTTTCCAAATACGGCGACCTGGCGAACTGGATGATCCCTGgcaagaaggtgaaaggcatgggCGGTGCCATGGACTTGGTGTCCAGTCAGAAGACCAGAGTGGTGGTCACCATGCAGCACTGCACAAAGGACAACACCCCCAAGATCATGGAGAAATGCACCATGCCGCTGACCGGGAAGCGGTGTGTGGACCGCATCATCACCGAGAAGGCCGTGTTTGACGTGCACAGGAAGAAAGGGCTGATGCTGAGGGAGCTCTGGGAGGGCCTGACGGTGGATGACATCAAAAAGAGCACGGGGTGTGCCTTTGCTGTGTCCCCGAACCTCAGGCCCATGCAGCAGGTGGCACCCTGA